The genomic window AACATTTCGCTTAAGCTCCTCCTCTCTTTCTTGCTGCTCGTCAATCTTTCGTTGCTCTACTTTGCGCTTCCTCAGATCGGTGAACTTGTCTCTCATCTTCAAAATATCATTCAGAAGACTGAGGTCGGTCGGAATTCGTGGAGTCCATCGGATCGTTTATCTTTACGATCTGGAGGACAACGATGGAAAGAATCCCCAAGGCATCTTACACGCCGGAGTTCCGGGCTGAGGCCGTGAAGCTGGTTGAGTCGACCGGCATGTCGGTGGCGAAGGCGGCAGAGCGGCTGTCGATCCCCAAGAGCAGTCTCAGTAACTGGGTGCGTGCAGCCCGGGCAGGAAAGCTGAAGCAGGTGGGTGAGCATCAGCGCGCACCCACAGAGCTTGAGATGGAGCTGGCCCGTGCCCGGCGTGAGCTCGCTGAGGTCAAGCAGGAGCGCGATCTGCTAAAAAAGTTTGCGGCGTACTTCGCGAAGGAATCCCGGTGAGGTACGCGCAGATTCACCGGCTACGGCACGAGCACTCTGTCGCCGCGATGTGCCGTCTGCTGGACGTATCCGAGAGCGGCTACTACGCCTGGCGCAAGCGGCCGCCGTCACCACGGTCGAAGGCGAACGCGCGTTTGACGCTGGAGATCAAGGCGGCTCACGAGCGCACGCGCAGGACGTATGGTCCCGAGCGACTTCAGTCCGATCTTGCCGACAACGGTATTCGTGTCGGCGTACACCGCATCAAGCGTATTCGCCGCGAGCAGGGCCTTCGCTGCAAGCAGAAGCGGCGGTTCCGTGTGACCACGGACTCGAAGCACAGGCTGCCTGTGGCGCCGAACCGGCTTGCCAGACAGTTCTCCGTCGATGTGCCGAACAAGGTGTGGCTGACGGATCTCACCTACGTCGACACCGCCGAGGGCTGGCTGTACCTGGCAGGCATCAAAGACCTGTTCAACGGGGAGCTTGTCGGATACGCGATGTCGGAACGGATGACGGTTAACCTGACGGAGACGGCACTGCGCCGTGCGATCGATGTCAGGCAACCAGGTCCTGGGCTTCTTCATCATTCCGATCGCGGCAGTCAGTACTGTGCGAGGAGCTATCAGCAGCTGCTACGGCAGCACCAGATGCTGTCGTCCATGAGCCGCAAAGGAAACTGTTGGGACAACGCGCCGATGGAGAGCGTTTGGGGAATCCTGAAGTCGGAGCTCATTCACCATGAACGCTTTGAGACGCGTGCGCAGGCGAGAGCAGCGATCCGGGAGTATATTGAGATCTTCTACAACCGGACTCGGAAACAAGCGCGCCTCGGTTACCTATCCCCGGTACAGTACGCTACGCAGCACCGCCACAGTCAGGTGGCATATTGAGCCGGTGGACTCTACGAAAACCGACCGACCCCAGACTTCTTACGAGCTCAAGCATTGCTACATAGCGTGGATCGTCAGACTTGTAGCCTTGGCGATTGCTAAGGGCCATATCAGGCAATTCAGATAATTCGAAAAGGTCGATATGCAGCTGACCAATAACATAGGCCTCACCCATTTTGTTCTGACCAACTGCTGGGAGAACATTAAACTCGCCCATCTTCTTGTTTGCATAAATCGAAATGAAGTTATCAGGAAAATCGGTAATCTCAGCTTTGCGGCCTCGCGTGGTTCTGTATGCTCCTATCCATCCCTCAATCGTCATATGGTATTCATGTTCATGGCCCTGTTGATCACGCATGATCAATGGAATAGATAGACTATCCGTCGCATCAACTAGATCCGACCTAGAGTCTGGATACAAATTTGGAACCAGATCACATAGAGGAGCATACTCATTACCTAATGTAATCAAGGCTCCCAGTTCCTGGATTATGTTTTGGTCAAAGTCTTCGACCACTTCAACCTCATTGTCTCGAACAATGTGGATACGAAAATTCGCGTCAACGAGAGGAAATATCTTGAGAAGATTTCGCTTAATCGCGCTTAATGTCTTATGTAGCCTGTACTGCGGGTTACGCATAACAATTGCAGAGCCATGATCTTCAATGTACTCAAACACTACTTCGTTATCATCAATGGCCCTAAGCATGCTATCCGGGTCAGGATATCGCGTGAGAACAAACCCCGATTTTTCACCATCAGCGACAGTCAAAACATCGACGTTCTCAGAGACGGATAAAGCGGCTAGCTTTCCAACGCCTTTTCGGCCCATTTTTAGCCGTCGGCCCGATCGCGTTAATGAATCGTTATCATTTGTTCGCGAAACGCCAGCAACATTGAGATATTTTTCTATGTCGCCGTTCTCGTACGACATTCCATGGCCGTCATCCTCTACTCGGATGTCGTCTCTATTTGAAATTATGTAGACATTGTTAGCATCTGCATCGTATGCATTGGCTATCAATTCAGCCAAGACGTAGTAGACATTGGTATATAGGTTTGGCCCCAAGAGCTCCAATATTCTCGGGTCGACTTTGAGCTCAAATTCCTTTGTCATTATTTATCTTTTCCGAATATGTCCATTTGAGGCCTTGGCTCCGCCACTTTGTCCAATTCGAGCTCGGTGTCAGTGGGGGCTCGATATTCTTTTCTATCCATTGAAGCAGCATTAACTCCTATGCCACCATTTTCTGTTTGGTAGATCTGCTTGTTTAGATCCACTAATCGGCCCAGTATTATCGACCTCATATCATCAGTAAGCGCCCATCGCCATGCGTCGTTTGATGAGCCACCAGGAAAAATTCGAAAGTCGTAACTAATACTTAAATCAGGCCATCCGTATGCAGCTGCAACCTCTGTGTCCAGTAAAATAAATAGTTTGCGGATATCGTTGATGACAGGCTCGCTGTTGGTTGGATCATTCACTGAATTCATAACGTCAGTGAGACCACAATCATTCTCTTCACTAAACTTCACGGCCAGATCATTGAATTGGACAGCAGTCTCTATACATAAGTCTGATGCAATTACTGCTGGAAATGGGAACTTTCCAACTGACTCTGTAATTGACAAAGTCAAACGCCCCTCCAGCTTCCCGCCTGAAAACACCTGCAACCATGTTCTGAAAAAACCACTCAGGCATATCGCAAAAAGGTCTGTTCTAGAGCTTTCTATCAATAAAACTTTGTTGGTGTATATCCACTCTGTAGGTGCAAGCATACATATTGGATGTTTAGTGACTTTAGAAAACGCGACAAACTCACTCCTTTGACGAAGTCTTTTCATCTGGTCAGCTCGATGGTTCCAAAACTGCCACCAACGCTCATAGAGCCCCTTGTAACTCTTGAGTGCTTCTGGGGTACGAGTAGGTTGAACCTCTTCAACTAGAAAACGGTAAGCTAGCGGCCACTTATTTTCTAACTCTTCTAGAGTCAGATCAGCTATATCCAATGCCCAGCGGTCATACTTTTGCAACGCATAACTGGTGATATCATCGCCAGTGATATAAGGCCTCAACAAGCTGTTTTTTTCATCCCTCAAACCATCAAACCAAGGGTTATCCGGTTTGATAACGAAGGCCAAGCCTTTACTGTTGTCCACACCCGCAAAGGCAAAAGGTGACTCAGCTAGCGCCTGGGGCTTCCACGCGTCCAGCTCTTCGGGCTCAAGTCTCGGACCTATCCGAGCACACTTACGACCATCAGCGTCGCAATCAGAAAGCCACTCCCCTTTGATGAAGCCAACGATCGCAACTACTACAGCTGCTGTGCCAGGCCAGGGCATACTTCTTTTAGAAAAATAGATGTTCCCTTGCTTAACAACCTCGCCGAGCCCCACCCCGACAGCACTGCCCTCTGCAATATTGCTCGTCGCTAAAAGGCCATAACAACCATCGCTACCCAGAAGCGTCACGGCACGCCGATGGAAGACGACGCACAAATCGATTTTACCCGGAGAGGCTCCAAGCACCATTTGGCACAGCCATTGCGACTTTTGACCCAGTGAAGTCTTCCACAGCCGGTTTCCAAGAAATGGAGGGTTCCCAATCAACGCATCGAAACCATTTTTATCCCTTAGAAAGACTTCTGGAAACTCTATGGGCCAATGAAACGGCCTCCTTCTTTCTTTTCCCGGCGGCAAATCCAAGGAGAGATTGGAATTCGCTCGCTTAGTGATTTCACTAATTGCATCCTGATCACCATCAACGGCCTGGCCGGCTTCAACAGCTAGAGAGGAAATCGCATTTTCTAGGGCGGACTCATTTCCATTGCAAGAAAATACCTCGGCTACAAATGCATCCGCGATTTTCTCTGGCACTTCCAGTTTCTGACGTGCATCAGAATCCAAAAGAGCCATAGCTTCAACGTCATGTATGTCACGAATTGGCATATCTCGCAGAAGTGTTCGCAACTCCATTGCACTTCGAGCTGCTTTCTCAATGTTCTGACCAAATAGTCGTTGCTGAGTTTTCTCACCTGGCGACATACCCAGATTGATCAGCTGGTCAAGCTTGTGTATACCTAGCAGGCTATCTCCACTGCGTAGGTTGTGATCGAGAAAACCAAAAGGACGTGACTTTGCGAGCGTTACTAGCCAGATAGACAATTTAGCGAGTTCTACCGCTAGAGGATTAAGATCCACACCATAGAGACAACGCTCCGCAATGAGACGCCGCGCTACCACCATTCGCTCTTCTGCATCTAGAGGTAGCAGCTCGCTTTCGTCCACGGTCTCCAAAACTTCCCCTTTTACGCTCACGACTTTACCCGCGGCCTCGGCTTGAGACCAAGCTTCGCAGAGACGTTCGCCCAGCCAGCGGCAAGCTTGTACTAGAAAAGCGCCCGAACCCATTGCCGGATCGCAGATCTTCAAATCAAGCAGCTCGGCGGCTGACTTAAGCATCCATTGCTCGCGTGGTTGCCCCTCGGTAGAACCCACGAAAGTAATCGGGGTCAATGTATCGTTAACAATAGATTCGGTAAGTGATTTCGGAGTGTAATGGCTGCCCGTCCCGCGGCGGTCAGTGCCGGCACCAACTATAAAGGCGCCTTTAGTATAGATGAGCGGATTATCCCAAGCGTCTTTCTTCAAGAAATGCGTGTAGGCCTTAACTCGATCACGAAGAGATACATCATTTGAACATGATAGTAGCAGTGCCTCAGAATCTGCTTCACTGATTGCCTTCGAGAGATCATTTTTGACCCGAGAGGGCGAACTTCCTGTCCGCTCGACCAACAGTTTTCTAACGGCGGCCTCGCCATCACTTTCTGCCGAAGCAAGTTCAGAGAGCAATACCCAAGGTTTCTTGGACTTTTGAGTTGCTTCAAGTTCGAGTGTCACGTCCTTTGCCCTGATTACTGTCTTCTCAAGCAGGCCTTCGTATACGTAACCAATTTGTTCCACGTCGAGCGCACGATAGGACAGCGTTCTACCCTGATACAGCTGAATAGCGTCCAGAAAAAGCAGCACGGTACGATTATCAATCGGCAGTGGGCGTGCCTCCTGGCTCTTCCAGATCGAATCCTTCGACCTTCCCTCCAAAAATGGGAAACGATCTGGATCGAAAAGCGACCCGCCAAGGGCAGGCATACGCAGCGATTTATGATCTATTCCACCATATACAGCTCTAAACAGCGCCAAGAGCCGCGACCAGGCATTCGTTCTGTAGGAAAGCACCTCCTCGCCATGCAAGCCCGCTTCCTTACGCAGCTTCATCCTCAAGGTCGATAAAGCGTAATTTTCTGTGTACGTCTCATCGTCTAGGAGCAGCAACCCTCGCTTTTCTGCACAGAGCAAAAATACCAGGCGCATCATGAATGTGAGCCCGGCCTCGTAAAGCTCAGGTGGCTCGATACACTCCAACAACTCGCCGCTGGAATCGTTGTTGATTCGATCCAATGATTGCACCAATACCTCGACAGCACGCTGAACTTGAGCCCCCAAAGTCTCGGTCACTTCGTCCTGGTGCTTGATCGACTCATCAAGCAGACCAGTGAGTTTTACTGCATTGAGCCCAAAGCCATTGAACACGGTTCGGATGTTGAGCAACTCATGAAAGGCGATTAGCGTAATCGGCTCCTGACTCCAAAGCCGCGCATACCAACTGGCGTAGCTGGTTATCCCACCTTCTGGAGCATCCACGAACATCCATTGTTCACCGTTGGTGACCAGACCAAGCCGAGC from Congregibacter litoralis KT71 includes these protein-coding regions:
- a CDS encoding IS3 family transposase (programmed frameshift); amino-acid sequence: MERIPKASYTPEFRAEAVKLVESTGMSVAKAAERLSIPKSSLSNWVRAARAGKLKQVGEHQRAPTELEMELARARRELAEVKQERDLLKKFCGVLREGIPVRYAQIHRLRHEHSVAAMCRLLDVSESGYYAWRKRPPSPRSKANARLTLEIKAAHERTRRTYGPERLQSDLADNGIRVGVHRIKRIRREQGLRCKQKRRFRVTTDSKHRLPVAPNRLARQFSVDVPNKVWLTDLTYVDTAEGWLYLAGIKDLFNGELVGYAMSERMTVNLTETALRRAIDVRQPGPGLLHHSDRGSQYCARSYQQLLRQHQMLSSMSRKGNCWDNAPMESVWGILKSELIHHERFETRAQARAAIREYIEIFYNRTRKQARLGYLSPVQYATQHRHSQVAY
- a CDS encoding ATP-binding protein; translation: MTKEFELKVDPRILELLGPNLYTNVYYVLAELIANAYDADANNVYIISNRDDIRVEDDGHGMSYENGDIEKYLNVAGVSRTNDNDSLTRSGRRLKMGRKGVGKLAALSVSENVDVLTVADGEKSGFVLTRYPDPDSMLRAIDDNEVVFEYIEDHGSAIVMRNPQYRLHKTLSAIKRNLLKIFPLVDANFRIHIVRDNEVEVVEDFDQNIIQELGALITLGNEYAPLCDLVPNLYPDSRSDLVDATDSLSIPLIMRDQQGHEHEYHMTIEGWIGAYRTTRGRKAEITDFPDNFISIYANKKMGEFNVLPAVGQNKMGEAYVIGQLHIDLFELSELPDMALSNRQGYKSDDPRYVAMLELVRSLGSVGFRRVHRLNMPPDCGGAA
- a CDS encoding Eco57I restriction-modification methylase domain-containing protein, translated to MDEVMSQHGEWLSLIEVSGPFLAEPVLRDAFPAGLQKLDSTKKKQFRQTYEEWRESVDSDDELQSELHQQWIDWVLKQGLEWDEDNEGEELKAADQVPADIQLDLPEYQLSIKPSYVLYGSDKEAPYLLVSHYSADTNLNDVFAGDGWSTSPAERMSHLCRKVGARLGLVTNGEQWMFVDAPEGGITSYASWYARLWSQEPITLIAFHELLNIRTVFNGFGLNAVKLTGLLDESIKHQDEVTETLGAQVQRAVEVLVQSLDRINNDSSGELLECIEPPELYEAGLTFMMRLVFLLCAEKRGLLLLDDETYTENYALSTLRMKLRKEAGLHGEEVLSYRTNAWSRLLALFRAVYGGIDHKSLRMPALGGSLFDPDRFPFLEGRSKDSIWKSQEARPLPIDNRTVLLFLDAIQLYQGRTLSYRALDVEQIGYVYEGLLEKTVIRAKDVTLELEATQKSKKPWVLLSELASAESDGEAAVRKLLVERTGSSPSRVKNDLSKAISEADSEALLLSCSNDVSLRDRVKAYTHFLKKDAWDNPLIYTKGAFIVGAGTDRRGTGSHYTPKSLTESIVNDTLTPITFVGSTEGQPREQWMLKSAAELLDLKICDPAMGSGAFLVQACRWLGERLCEAWSQAEAAGKVVSVKGEVLETVDESELLPLDAEERMVVARRLIAERCLYGVDLNPLAVELAKLSIWLVTLAKSRPFGFLDHNLRSGDSLLGIHKLDQLINLGMSPGEKTQQRLFGQNIEKAARSAMELRTLLRDMPIRDIHDVEAMALLDSDARQKLEVPEKIADAFVAEVFSCNGNESALENAISSLAVEAGQAVDGDQDAISEITKRANSNLSLDLPPGKERRRPFHWPIEFPEVFLRDKNGFDALIGNPPFLGNRLWKTSLGQKSQWLCQMVLGASPGKIDLCVVFHRRAVTLLGSDGCYGLLATSNIAEGSAVGVGLGEVVKQGNIYFSKRSMPWPGTAAVVVAIVGFIKGEWLSDCDADGRKCARIGPRLEPEELDAWKPQALAESPFAFAGVDNSKGLAFVIKPDNPWFDGLRDEKNSLLRPYITGDDITSYALQKYDRWALDIADLTLEELENKWPLAYRFLVEEVQPTRTPEALKSYKGLYERWWQFWNHRADQMKRLRQRSEFVAFSKVTKHPICMLAPTEWIYTNKVLLIESSRTDLFAICLSGFFRTWLQVFSGGKLEGRLTLSITESVGKFPFPAVIASDLCIETAVQFNDLAVKFSEENDCGLTDVMNSVNDPTNSEPVINDIRKLFILLDTEVAAAYGWPDLSISYDFRIFPGGSSNDAWRWALTDDMRSIILGRLVDLNKQIYQTENGGIGVNAASMDRKEYRAPTDTELELDKVAEPRPQMDIFGKDK